The following proteins are encoded in a genomic region of Oncorhynchus gorbuscha isolate QuinsamMale2020 ecotype Even-year linkage group LG11, OgorEven_v1.0, whole genome shotgun sequence:
- the tbc1d24 gene encoding TBC1 domain family member 24 isoform X2 — translation MAEEDYGCFVDWTQMGDLANSSGPSKLDVKDPLELKKLARQGHWAKNHKLRAQVYQQLIKAIPCRTVTPDAEVYRDLMGDSTGKKASSVIPLPDFVDGSAVPLYCLKADAVTTVHRVISCLAGQFPDISHCPALPAITALLLHFSADEAQCFENISRLLACNEPGRRLVDQTFLAYESSCMTFGDLANKYCPAAHKLIVATAQDVMEVYSGWQRWVLGDLPFSHVARVLDVFLVEGYKVLYRVALALLKFYRKQKAGAGAQPYEGQKQDSAEVKAEIQTFVKAIGSSITPDKLLEKAFSIRLFSRKEITLLQLANEKSLQQKGITVKQKRRNVQLALNPDTFSSEVVSAKEMRDIWSWIPERFALCEPQLLFTTSTHGCSLNRFYAHVEGYEPTLLLIRTCDADVCGAFLSTDWEERKRGGNKLSFFGTGECFVFRLKPEMERYEWVVIRHPELASSIKAQSSEDPAEDEAPTDGQSSDDNSLPVERPAADPSNRLSPFLSARHFNLNSRNTSMFMAGNVDSIIVGGGEGNALYIDGELNHGRTARCTTFDNPPLCSTESFQVALLEVWGFQDAMASDR, via the exons ATGGCTGAGGAGGACTACGGCTGCTTTGTGGACTGGACCCAGATGGGGGACCTGGCCAACAGCAGTGGCCCCTCCAAACTGGATGTCAAGGACCCATTGGAGCTCAAGAAACTGGCCAGGCAGGGCCACTGGGCCAAGAACCACAAGCTTCGTGCCCAGGTTTACCAGCAACTCATCAAGGCCATCCCCTGTCGCACCGTCACCCCCGATGCTGAGGTCTATCGTGACCTCATGGGGGACAGCACAGGTAAAAAAGCCTCGTCCGTCATCCCACTGCCGGACTTTGTGGACGGCAGCGCTGTTCCGCTCTACTGCCTCAAAGCAGACGCAGTGACCACCGTCCACCGGGTCATCTCCTGTCTGGCTGGCCAGTTCCCGGACATCTCGCACTGCCCGGCGCTGCCCGCCATAACGGCCCTCCTGCTGCACTTCAGTGCCGATGAGGCGCAGTGCTTCGAGAACATCAGCCGTCTGCTGGCCTGCAACGAGCCAGGCCGACGCTTGGTGGACCAGACCTTCCTGGCCTACGAATCCAGCTGCATGACCTTCGGCGACCTGGCCAACAAGTACTGCCCGGCCGCCCACAAGTTGATCGTGGCCACAGCGCAGGACGTGATGGAAGTGTACTCGGGCTGGCAGCGCTGGGTGCTGGGCGACCTGCCCTTCAGCCACGTGGCCCGGGTACTAGACGTCTTCCTGGTGGAAGGATACAAGGTGTTGTATCGCGTGGCCCTGGCCCTGCTCAAGTTCTATCGCAAGCAGAAAGCCGGGGCTGGAGCTCAGCCATACGAGGGCCAGAAACAGGACTCTGCAGAGGTCAAGGCGGAGATCCAGACCTTTGTCAAAGCCATCGGCTCCAGCATCACCCCGGACAAGCTGCTGGAGAAGGCCTTCTCCATTCGCCTGTTCAGTCGCAAAGAGATTACCCTCCTGCAGCTCGCCAATGAGAAGTCGCTGCAGCAGAAGGGTATCACCGTCAAACAGAAGAG GCGCAACGTGCAGCTGGCTCTGAACCCGGACACCTTCTCCTCGGAGGTGGTCAGCGCCAAGGAGATGAGGGACATCTGGTCGTGGATCCCCGAGCGCTTCGCCCTGTGCGAACCGCAGCTTCTCTTCACCACGTCCACCCACGGCTGCAGCCTCAACCG GTTTTACGCTCATGTTGAAGGGTATGAGCCCACTCTGCTACTCATCCGGACCTGCGATGCTGAT GTATGTGGAGCCTTTCTCTCAACCGATTGGGAGGAGCGCAAGCGAGGCGGGAACAAACTCAGCTTCTTTGGGACTGGAGAATGTTTTGTCTTTAGG CTGAAGCCGGAGATGGAGAGGTATGAGTGGGTGGTGATCCGCCACCCAGAGCTGGCTTCCTCCATCAAGGCCCAGAGCAGTGAGGACCCTGCTGAGGACGAGGCTCCCACCGACGGGCAGAGCTCTGATGACAACAGCCTCCCCGTGGAGAGGCCGGCCGCTGACCCCTCCAACCGCCTGTCACCCTTCCTCTCGGCCCGACACTTCAACCTCAACTccagaaacacctccatgttcaTGGCCGGCAACGTTGACTCCATCATAGTGG GGGGAGGCGAGGGCAACGCGCTGTACATCGACGGTGAACTGAACCACGGGCGCACAGCCCGCTGCACCACCTTCGACAACCCGCCGCTCTGCTCCACCGAGAGCTTCCAGGTGGCCCTGCTGGAGGTGTGGGGCTTCCAGGACGCCATGGCCTCAgatagatag
- the tbc1d24 gene encoding TBC1 domain family member 24 isoform X1: MAEEDYGCFVDWTQMGDLANSSGPSKLDVKDPLELKKLARQGHWAKNHKLRAQVYQQLIKAIPCRTVTPDAEVYRDLMGDSTGKKASSVIPLPDFVDGSAVPLYCLKADAVTTVHRVISCLAGQFPDISHCPALPAITALLLHFSADEAQCFENISRLLACNEPGRRLVDQTFLAYESSCMTFGDLANKYCPAAHKLIVATAQDVMEVYSGWQRWVLGDLPFSHVARVLDVFLVEGYKVLYRVALALLKFYRKQKAGAGAQPYEGQKQDSAEVKAEIQTFVKAIGSSITPDKLLEKAFSIRLFSRKEITLLQLANEKSLQQKGITVKQKSLRRNVQLALNPDTFSSEVVSAKEMRDIWSWIPERFALCEPQLLFTTSTHGCSLNRFYAHVEGYEPTLLLIRTCDADVCGAFLSTDWEERKRGGNKLSFFGTGECFVFRLKPEMERYEWVVIRHPELASSIKAQSSEDPAEDEAPTDGQSSDDNSLPVERPAADPSNRLSPFLSARHFNLNSRNTSMFMAGNVDSIIVGGGEGNALYIDGELNHGRTARCTTFDNPPLCSTESFQVALLEVWGFQDAMASDR; encoded by the exons ATGGCTGAGGAGGACTACGGCTGCTTTGTGGACTGGACCCAGATGGGGGACCTGGCCAACAGCAGTGGCCCCTCCAAACTGGATGTCAAGGACCCATTGGAGCTCAAGAAACTGGCCAGGCAGGGCCACTGGGCCAAGAACCACAAGCTTCGTGCCCAGGTTTACCAGCAACTCATCAAGGCCATCCCCTGTCGCACCGTCACCCCCGATGCTGAGGTCTATCGTGACCTCATGGGGGACAGCACAGGTAAAAAAGCCTCGTCCGTCATCCCACTGCCGGACTTTGTGGACGGCAGCGCTGTTCCGCTCTACTGCCTCAAAGCAGACGCAGTGACCACCGTCCACCGGGTCATCTCCTGTCTGGCTGGCCAGTTCCCGGACATCTCGCACTGCCCGGCGCTGCCCGCCATAACGGCCCTCCTGCTGCACTTCAGTGCCGATGAGGCGCAGTGCTTCGAGAACATCAGCCGTCTGCTGGCCTGCAACGAGCCAGGCCGACGCTTGGTGGACCAGACCTTCCTGGCCTACGAATCCAGCTGCATGACCTTCGGCGACCTGGCCAACAAGTACTGCCCGGCCGCCCACAAGTTGATCGTGGCCACAGCGCAGGACGTGATGGAAGTGTACTCGGGCTGGCAGCGCTGGGTGCTGGGCGACCTGCCCTTCAGCCACGTGGCCCGGGTACTAGACGTCTTCCTGGTGGAAGGATACAAGGTGTTGTATCGCGTGGCCCTGGCCCTGCTCAAGTTCTATCGCAAGCAGAAAGCCGGGGCTGGAGCTCAGCCATACGAGGGCCAGAAACAGGACTCTGCAGAGGTCAAGGCGGAGATCCAGACCTTTGTCAAAGCCATCGGCTCCAGCATCACCCCGGACAAGCTGCTGGAGAAGGCCTTCTCCATTCGCCTGTTCAGTCGCAAAGAGATTACCCTCCTGCAGCTCGCCAATGAGAAGTCGCTGCAGCAGAAGGGTATCACCGTCAAACAGAAGAG TCTGAG GCGCAACGTGCAGCTGGCTCTGAACCCGGACACCTTCTCCTCGGAGGTGGTCAGCGCCAAGGAGATGAGGGACATCTGGTCGTGGATCCCCGAGCGCTTCGCCCTGTGCGAACCGCAGCTTCTCTTCACCACGTCCACCCACGGCTGCAGCCTCAACCG GTTTTACGCTCATGTTGAAGGGTATGAGCCCACTCTGCTACTCATCCGGACCTGCGATGCTGAT GTATGTGGAGCCTTTCTCTCAACCGATTGGGAGGAGCGCAAGCGAGGCGGGAACAAACTCAGCTTCTTTGGGACTGGAGAATGTTTTGTCTTTAGG CTGAAGCCGGAGATGGAGAGGTATGAGTGGGTGGTGATCCGCCACCCAGAGCTGGCTTCCTCCATCAAGGCCCAGAGCAGTGAGGACCCTGCTGAGGACGAGGCTCCCACCGACGGGCAGAGCTCTGATGACAACAGCCTCCCCGTGGAGAGGCCGGCCGCTGACCCCTCCAACCGCCTGTCACCCTTCCTCTCGGCCCGACACTTCAACCTCAACTccagaaacacctccatgttcaTGGCCGGCAACGTTGACTCCATCATAGTGG GGGGAGGCGAGGGCAACGCGCTGTACATCGACGGTGAACTGAACCACGGGCGCACAGCCCGCTGCACCACCTTCGACAACCCGCCGCTCTGCTCCACCGAGAGCTTCCAGGTGGCCCTGCTGGAGGTGTGGGGCTTCCAGGACGCCATGGCCTCAgatagatag